From Sphingomonas bisphenolicum, one genomic window encodes:
- a CDS encoding TrmH family RNA methyltransferase produces MSFHAYMLLCADGSYYLGHTDNLEQRIAQHQSGEITGYTHSRRPVILVWSQEFGSRDEALSAEQQIKGWSRRKKEGLIAGDWDAIRQAARKSFDTGLRQSQPLLRTNGNMTEVIAPSPVMVLVRPQLGENIGKAARAMLNFGLTDMRLVTPRDGWPNPDAGPAAAGADFILDQAQVYETLADAVADCAHVYATTVRKRGVTKPVVTPEEAAREIHAAQGRCAYVFGPERSGLETEDVAVARKILTVPINPEFGSLNLAQAVILCAYEWSKQADLAQPTITDLGEPAPQAELEGMIEQLDALLVKAGYFFPPDRAGATRLTLRNLLTKPGWNHLEVRTLRGVLSHLARPRER; encoded by the coding sequence ATGAGCTTTCATGCCTATATGCTCCTTTGCGCGGACGGCAGCTATTATCTGGGCCATACTGACAATCTGGAACAGCGTATCGCGCAGCACCAGTCAGGCGAAATTACAGGATATACGCACAGCCGCCGCCCAGTGATTTTAGTGTGGAGTCAAGAGTTTGGTTCGCGGGATGAAGCGCTGTCCGCCGAACAGCAGATCAAGGGCTGGTCTCGAAGAAAGAAGGAAGGTTTGATCGCCGGTGATTGGGACGCAATCAGGCAGGCAGCGCGCAAATCCTTCGATACGGGGCTTCGACAATCTCAGCCCCTACTCAGGACGAACGGAAATATGACCGAAGTTATTGCCCCCTCCCCCGTCATGGTCCTGGTCCGCCCGCAACTGGGCGAGAATATCGGGAAGGCCGCGCGCGCGATGCTGAATTTCGGGCTGACCGACATGCGGCTGGTGACCCCGCGCGACGGCTGGCCCAATCCCGATGCCGGCCCGGCGGCGGCCGGCGCGGACTTCATCCTGGATCAGGCGCAAGTCTATGAGACGCTGGCCGATGCGGTCGCGGACTGCGCTCATGTCTATGCCACCACGGTGCGCAAGCGCGGCGTGACCAAGCCGGTCGTGACACCGGAGGAAGCCGCGCGTGAAATCCATGCCGCGCAGGGCCGTTGCGCCTATGTCTTCGGCCCGGAACGGTCGGGGCTGGAGACGGAGGATGTCGCGGTCGCGCGCAAGATCCTGACCGTGCCGATCAACCCGGAATTCGGGTCGCTCAATCTGGCGCAGGCGGTGATCCTGTGCGCCTATGAATGGTCGAAACAGGCCGATCTGGCACAGCCCACCATCACCGACCTGGGCGAACCTGCGCCACAGGCGGAGCTGGAGGGCATGATCGAGCAGCTCGATGCGCTGCTGGTGAAGGCCGGCTATTTCTTCCCGCCCGACCGCGCCGGTGCGACCCGCCTGACGCTGCGCAACCTGCTGACCAAGCCGGGCTGGAACCATCTGGAGGTACGGACGCTGCGCGGCGTGCTGTCGCACTTGGCGAGACCGCGGGAGCGGTGA
- the nrdR gene encoding transcriptional regulator NrdR → MRCPFCAHEDSQVKDSRPTEDGNAIRRRRQCEACGARFTTFERIQLRDIWVVKSEGRKEAFERDKLARSIGIACRKRPIDPSRLEKLISGIQRQLETSGDSEVPARAIGELVMEGLKRLDSVAYIRFASVYKDFTDAKDFEEFAGTVKEVGRE, encoded by the coding sequence ATGCGCTGCCCCTTCTGCGCCCATGAAGACAGCCAGGTGAAGGACAGCCGGCCGACGGAAGATGGCAACGCCATCCGCCGCCGCCGCCAGTGCGAAGCGTGCGGCGCGCGCTTCACCACCTTCGAGCGCATCCAGTTGCGCGACATCTGGGTGGTGAAGAGCGAAGGCCGCAAGGAAGCGTTCGAGCGCGACAAGCTGGCCCGCTCCATCGGCATCGCCTGCCGCAAACGGCCGATCGACCCCAGTCGCCTGGAAAAGCTGATCTCCGGCATCCAGCGCCAGTTGGAAACCAGCGGCGACAGCGAAGTCCCCGCCCGCGCGATCGGCGAACTGGTGATGGAAGGGCTGAAACGCCTCGACAGTGTCGCCTATATCCGCTTCGCCAGCGTCTATAAGGACTTCACCGACGCCAAGGATTTCGAGGAATTTGCCGGGACGGTGAAGGAAGTCGGGCGGGAGTGA
- a CDS encoding chorismate mutase has protein sequence MTPEHYSTMAQVRAGVDNLDRQIVALLAQRFAHMRAAARIKPDRSAVRDEARKAEVIANACAEAEASGVPCDLIAGMWEELVEASIAYEMAEFDRTRG, from the coding sequence ATGACTCCCGAACACTATTCCACCATGGCGCAGGTGCGCGCCGGCGTCGACAATCTCGACCGGCAGATCGTGGCCCTGCTGGCCCAGCGCTTCGCCCATATGCGCGCCGCCGCCCGGATCAAGCCCGATCGCAGCGCCGTCCGCGACGAAGCGCGCAAGGCGGAGGTCATCGCCAACGCCTGCGCCGAGGCGGAGGCGTCGGGGGTGCCGTGCGACCTGATCGCGGGCATGTGGGAAGAGCTGGTCGAAGCGTCGATCGCCTATGAAATGGCGGAGTTCGACCGGACGCGGGGTTAA
- the rpiB gene encoding ribose 5-phosphate isomerase B, with product MKIAIASDHAAIDLKAELAQWLRDEGHAVADLGPATADRVDYPDYGYKLATAVASGDAERGIALCGSGIGISIAVNRNPACRCALVGEPLSAALSREHNDANVLAMGARLTGVDMAKACVTAFLTTDFGGGRHAGRVEKLSQPAL from the coding sequence ATGAAAATCGCCATCGCTTCCGATCATGCCGCCATCGACCTGAAAGCGGAACTTGCGCAGTGGCTGCGCGACGAGGGCCATGCGGTCGCCGACCTCGGCCCCGCGACCGCCGACCGCGTCGATTATCCCGATTATGGTTACAAGCTTGCGACAGCGGTCGCATCCGGCGACGCGGAACGCGGCATTGCGCTATGCGGCTCCGGCATCGGCATTTCGATCGCGGTCAACCGCAACCCGGCCTGCCGCTGCGCTCTGGTGGGTGAGCCGCTGTCGGCCGCCCTGTCGCGCGAGCATAATGACGCCAACGTCCTCGCCATGGGCGCCCGCCTGACCGGCGTGGACATGGCGAAAGCCTGCGTCACCGCCTTCCTCACCACCGATTTCGGCGGTGGCCGCCATGCCGGCCGCGTCGAAAAACTGTCCCAGCCCGCGCTCTGA
- a CDS encoding agmatine deiminase family protein gives MTFRMPAEWAPHDWTWIGFPTNPAEWPDAFEEARAQIAAFASALHADGKGEEVRLVVANEGDAQAARALVAPGVSIIVHKLGDVWLRDTAPIAALNGAGSRALVDFGFNGWGGKYQMPGDEDIGARLAATTDMPVSTQHWVFEGGAIDTDGSGLFVTTEQCLLNPNRNPDLDRGKIETLLAGALGLSDMLWLGDGLLNDHTDGHVDNLARFVGPGKLALPIATTDDDPNAALYADARGRAKAHGVEVIDIPSPGLVLVDGEAIPASYMNFYVGNAAVIVPIYGQPNDQAALDAFRPFFPGRDIVGLRSDAILSGGGSFHCCSQQMPSV, from the coding sequence ATGACTTTCCGCATGCCCGCCGAATGGGCGCCGCACGACTGGACCTGGATCGGCTTCCCGACCAACCCCGCAGAATGGCCCGACGCGTTCGAGGAGGCGCGCGCGCAGATCGCCGCCTTCGCCAGCGCCCTCCATGCCGACGGCAAGGGCGAGGAGGTGCGGCTGGTCGTCGCCAATGAGGGCGATGCGCAAGCGGCGCGCGCGCTGGTTGCGCCGGGCGTATCGATCATCGTCCATAAGCTGGGCGACGTCTGGCTGCGCGACACCGCGCCGATCGCGGCGCTGAACGGCGCAGGGAGTCGCGCACTGGTCGATTTCGGCTTCAACGGCTGGGGCGGCAAATATCAGATGCCGGGCGACGAGGATATCGGCGCGCGGCTGGCTGCGACCACCGATATGCCCGTTTCCACCCAGCATTGGGTGTTCGAAGGCGGCGCGATCGACACCGACGGCTCCGGCCTGTTCGTGACCACGGAGCAATGCTTGCTCAATCCGAATCGCAACCCTGACCTGGACCGCGGCAAGATCGAGACGCTGCTGGCCGGCGCGCTGGGCCTGTCGGACATGCTGTGGCTGGGCGACGGCTTGCTGAACGATCATACCGACGGCCATGTCGACAATCTCGCCCGTTTCGTCGGGCCGGGCAAGCTGGCGCTGCCGATCGCGACGACCGACGACGATCCCAATGCGGCCCTCTATGCCGACGCCCGCGGCCGCGCGAAAGCACATGGCGTCGAGGTGATCGACATCCCCTCCCCCGGTCTGGTGCTGGTGGATGGCGAGGCGATCCCGGCCAGCTACATGAATTTCTACGTCGGCAACGCCGCCGTCATCGTGCCTATCTATGGCCAGCCCAACGACCAGGCCGCGCTCGATGCCTTCCGTCCTTTCTTTCCGGGCCGGGATATTGTCGGGCTGCGCAGCGATGCCATATTGTCGGGCGGCGGCAGCTTCCATTGCTGCAGCCAGCAGATGCCATCCGTCTGA
- a CDS encoding HPP family protein codes for MSDAPKNDVRLIWSRYYSAFIPAGPSGPGFVDRLKAASGAIGGIAVTGLLCGLMLGNGLAHPLLVAPMGASAVLLFAVPASPLAQPWPVLGGNVISALVGIFVAKAVPDPTFAAALAVGAAIAIMSLLRCLHPPGGAVALSAALGVKGVASSYLFALVPVGVNTLLLLVVAILFHRIAGHNYPHVAPKAPAPHGTADPAPLLRAGPSAQDVADAVQGYGDALDVDQADLRQLLADAELRAAERLHGAVPCAQIMARDVIHVPASQPMEQVRALMLARGLLSLPVLDDAGRVQGIIGALDLGREGERAGDIARRALLVHADTPVARLIGPLSSGARRAAIVVDADHRLQGLVTQTDLLASLALRASAAPASADPGRESR; via the coding sequence ATGTCCGACGCCCCGAAAAACGACGTTCGCCTGATCTGGAGCCGCTATTACAGCGCCTTCATCCCCGCCGGTCCGTCGGGACCGGGCTTTGTCGACCGACTGAAAGCGGCGAGCGGGGCGATCGGCGGGATCGCGGTGACGGGGCTGCTGTGCGGGCTGATGCTGGGCAATGGTCTGGCCCATCCGCTGCTGGTCGCGCCGATGGGCGCGTCGGCGGTGCTGCTGTTCGCGGTTCCTGCCAGTCCGCTGGCCCAGCCCTGGCCGGTGCTGGGCGGCAACGTCATTTCCGCGCTGGTCGGTATCTTCGTGGCGAAGGCCGTTCCCGATCCCACCTTCGCCGCCGCGCTGGCGGTGGGCGCGGCGATCGCCATCATGTCGCTGCTCCGCTGCCTCCACCCGCCCGGCGGCGCGGTGGCGCTGTCCGCCGCGCTGGGCGTAAAGGGGGTGGCGAGCAGCTATCTGTTCGCGCTGGTGCCGGTGGGGGTGAACACCCTGCTGCTGCTGGTGGTAGCGATCCTGTTCCATCGCATCGCCGGTCATAATTATCCCCATGTGGCGCCCAAAGCGCCCGCCCCGCACGGCACCGCCGATCCCGCGCCGCTGCTGCGCGCCGGTCCGAGCGCGCAGGATGTGGCCGACGCGGTGCAGGGCTATGGCGATGCGCTGGACGTGGACCAGGCGGACCTGCGCCAGTTGCTGGCGGACGCCGAACTGCGCGCGGCCGAACGGCTGCATGGCGCGGTGCCCTGCGCGCAGATCATGGCGCGCGACGTGATCCACGTGCCCGCCAGCCAGCCGATGGAGCAGGTGCGCGCCTTGATGCTGGCGCGCGGCCTGTTGTCGCTGCCGGTACTGGACGACGCAGGGCGCGTGCAGGGAATCATAGGCGCTCTCGACCTTGGCCGGGAGGGCGAACGCGCCGGCGACATCGCCCGCCGCGCCCTGCTGGTCCATGCCGACACGCCTGTCGCGCGGCTCATCGGCCCCCTGAGCAGCGGCGCGCGGCGCGCCGCCATCGTCGTCGATGCCGATCACAGATTGCAGGGGCTGGTGACCCAGACCGATTTGCTGGCCTCGCTGGCGCTTCGGGCTAGCGCTGCTCCAGCGTCGGCAGATCCGGGCCGGGAATCGCGCTGA
- a CDS encoding DUF6265 family protein, with the protein MKRRVSTIAAGLLLLFSGQGQAGELPDWLTGEWLQKRDDRWTEEVWTLPRGGTMIGVGRTGRGETLRSWEVMRIVRAADGSLTLHAAPEGGATTIFPVVAEGVRDISFANPNHDYPQRIRYWREGRLLMAETARMDGSQAQNWTYSPAGE; encoded by the coding sequence ATGAAGAGACGAGTTTCGACGATCGCGGCCGGGCTGCTGCTGCTGTTCTCCGGCCAGGGTCAGGCGGGCGAACTGCCCGACTGGCTGACCGGCGAATGGCTGCAAAAGCGGGACGATCGCTGGACCGAGGAAGTCTGGACGCTGCCGCGCGGCGGCACGATGATCGGCGTGGGACGCACCGGGCGCGGGGAAACGCTGCGATCCTGGGAAGTGATGCGCATCGTGCGCGCCGCCGACGGATCGCTGACCCTCCATGCCGCGCCCGAAGGCGGTGCGACGACGATCTTCCCCGTCGTCGCCGAAGGCGTGCGTGACATCAGCTTCGCCAACCCGAACCATGATTATCCCCAGCGCATCCGCTACTGGCGGGAGGGGCGGCTGCTGATGGCCGAAACCGCCAGGATGGATGGCAGCCAGGCGCAGAATTGGACCTATTCCCCGGCCGGGGAATAG
- the aguB gene encoding N-carbamoylputrescine amidase translates to MTKVTVAALQLSFSDDMGENIAKVADHVRKAASRGAKIILPPELFEGPYFCRVEDEALFASAEPTDTHPAVQAMRKLAKELGVYIPTSFFERDGHHHYNSLAMIDDTGEIMGVYRKSHIPDGPGYEEKYYFRPGNTGFKVWPTKYGTIGVGICWDQWYPETARCMALMGAEMLFYPTAIGSEPYDSELNTSRMWRRAMIGHAVSNCMPVIAANRIGDEDGQLFYGHSFITDEWGDFAAEADAKDQGALVATLDLAKARMHRAGMGFFRDRRPELYGRIAQDI, encoded by the coding sequence ATGACCAAAGTGACAGTAGCCGCGCTGCAACTCAGCTTTTCCGACGATATGGGCGAGAATATCGCCAAGGTCGCGGACCATGTGCGCAAGGCAGCCAGTCGCGGCGCGAAGATCATCCTGCCGCCCGAATTGTTCGAAGGGCCGTATTTCTGTCGGGTCGAAGACGAAGCGCTGTTCGCCAGCGCCGAGCCGACCGACACCCATCCCGCTGTGCAGGCAATGCGCAAGCTGGCGAAAGAACTGGGCGTCTATATCCCCACCAGCTTTTTCGAGCGCGACGGCCATCATCATTACAACTCGCTCGCGATGATCGATGACACAGGCGAGATCATGGGCGTCTATCGCAAGAGCCATATTCCCGACGGACCGGGCTATGAGGAAAAATATTATTTCCGCCCCGGCAATACGGGGTTCAAGGTGTGGCCGACCAAATATGGCACTATCGGCGTCGGCATCTGCTGGGACCAATGGTATCCCGAAACCGCGCGCTGCATGGCCCTGATGGGAGCGGAGATGCTCTTCTACCCCACCGCGATCGGCTCCGAACCCTATGACAGCGAGCTGAACACCAGCCGCATGTGGCGCCGGGCGATGATCGGCCATGCGGTCAGCAACTGTATGCCGGTGATCGCCGCCAACCGGATCGGCGACGAGGACGGCCAGCTCTTCTACGGCCACAGCTTCATCACCGACGAATGGGGCGATTTCGCCGCCGAAGCCGATGCGAAGGACCAGGGCGCGCTGGTGGCGACGCTGGACCTGGCCAAGGCGCGCATGCATCGCGCCGGCATGGGCTTCTTCCGCGATCGTCGGCCGGAGCTTTACGGCCGGATCGCGCAGGACATTTGA
- the glyA gene encoding serine hydroxymethyltransferase: MSTDILAPAIRQDGFFSESLGLADPEIFGAIGNELKRQQDKIELIASENIVSKAVLEAAGSIFTNKYAEGYPGKRYYGGCEYADVVETLAIERAKELFGANFANVQPNSGSQMNQAVFLALLQPGDTFMGLDLSSGGHLTHGSPVNMSGKWFKPVAYGVRPDDHLIDMDEVARIARECKPKLIICGGTAYSRVWDFKRFREIADEVGAYLLADMSHFSGLVAGGAHPSPVPHAHVTTTTTHKSLRGPRSGIILSNDEAIAKKLNSAIFPGLQGGPLMHIIAAKAVAFKEALTPEFKAYAHQIVANARALSETLADAGLSIVSGGTDNHLMLVDLRAKNTTGKAAEKALDRAYITCNKNNVPFDTASPFVTSGVRLGTPAGTTRGFREEEFREIGRLIAEVVEGLKRNGDEGDGQVEQHVREKVLGLTARFPIY; the protein is encoded by the coding sequence ATGAGCACTGACATCCTCGCCCCCGCCATCCGCCAGGACGGCTTCTTCAGCGAATCGCTTGGCCTTGCGGACCCGGAAATCTTCGGCGCGATTGGCAATGAGCTGAAGCGCCAGCAGGACAAGATCGAACTGATCGCGTCCGAGAACATCGTGTCGAAGGCGGTGCTGGAAGCGGCCGGTTCGATCTTCACCAACAAATATGCCGAGGGTTACCCAGGCAAGCGCTATTATGGCGGCTGCGAATATGCCGACGTCGTCGAGACGCTGGCGATCGAGCGCGCGAAAGAGCTGTTCGGTGCGAACTTCGCCAATGTGCAACCCAATAGCGGCAGCCAGATGAACCAGGCCGTGTTCCTGGCGCTGCTCCAGCCGGGCGATACCTTCATGGGCCTCGACCTGTCGTCGGGCGGCCACCTGACCCACGGGTCGCCGGTCAATATGTCCGGCAAGTGGTTCAAGCCGGTCGCCTATGGCGTGCGCCCCGACGATCATCTGATCGACATGGACGAGGTCGCCCGCATCGCGCGCGAATGCAAGCCAAAGCTCATCATCTGCGGCGGCACGGCCTATTCGCGCGTGTGGGACTTCAAGCGCTTCCGCGAAATCGCGGATGAGGTCGGCGCCTATCTGCTGGCCGACATGTCGCATTTTTCCGGCCTGGTCGCCGGCGGCGCGCATCCCTCGCCGGTGCCTCACGCCCATGTCACCACGACCACGACCCACAAGTCGCTGCGCGGTCCGCGATCGGGCATCATCCTCAGCAATGACGAGGCGATCGCCAAGAAGCTGAACAGCGCGATCTTCCCCGGCTTGCAGGGCGGCCCGCTGATGCACATCATCGCGGCCAAGGCGGTGGCGTTCAAGGAAGCGCTGACGCCCGAATTCAAAGCCTATGCCCATCAGATCGTCGCCAACGCCCGCGCGCTGAGCGAGACGCTGGCCGATGCCGGCCTGTCGATCGTGTCGGGCGGCACCGACAATCATCTGATGCTGGTCGACCTGCGCGCCAAGAACACCACCGGCAAGGCCGCGGAAAAGGCGCTCGATCGCGCCTATATCACCTGCAACAAGAACAACGTGCCGTTCGACACGGCCAGCCCGTTCGTCACCTCGGGTGTCCGTTTGGGTACGCCTGCGGGCACGACGCGCGGCTTCCGCGAGGAAGAATTCCGCGAAATCGGCCGCCTGATCGCCGAGGTCGTGGAAGGCCTGAAGCGCAATGGCGACGAAGGCGATGGCCAGGTCGAGCAGCATGTGCGGGAAAAGGTGCTGGGCCTGACCGCGCGCTTCCCGATTTACTGA
- the rpsD gene encoding 30S ribosomal protein S4 translates to MTKRTSAKYKLDRRMGENIWGRPKSPVNKREYGPGQHGQRRKGKMSDYGIQLRAKQKLKGYYGDITEKQFKKNYFEASRMKGDTGQNLIGLLERRLDAVVYRAKFAPTIFSARQIVSHGHIYVNGVKCNIASRLVKPGDEITLGKKAQEMALVLEAQSLPERDIPDYVAPDGAAKVSYVRVPTLDEVPYPVKMEPNLVVEFYSR, encoded by the coding sequence ATGACGAAGCGCACCAGCGCCAAGTACAAGCTCGACCGTCGTATGGGCGAGAATATCTGGGGCCGTCCCAAGTCGCCTGTCAACAAGCGCGAATATGGTCCCGGTCAGCACGGCCAGCGCCGCAAGGGCAAGATGTCGGACTATGGCATCCAGCTGCGCGCCAAGCAGAAGCTGAAGGGCTATTATGGCGACATCACCGAGAAGCAGTTCAAGAAGAACTATTTCGAAGCCAGCCGCATGAAGGGCGACACCGGCCAGAACCTGATCGGTCTGCTGGAGCGCCGCCTGGATGCCGTCGTGTACCGCGCCAAGTTCGCGCCGACCATCTTCTCGGCCCGCCAGATCGTGTCGCACGGCCACATCTATGTGAACGGCGTGAAGTGCAACATCGCGTCGCGTCTGGTGAAGCCGGGCGACGAAATCACCCTGGGCAAGAAGGCGCAGGAAATGGCGCTGGTTCTGGAAGCGCAGAGCCTGCCCGAGCGTGACATCCCCGACTATGTCGCCCCCGACGGCGCCGCCAAGGTCAGCTATGTCCGCGTGCCCACGCTGGACGAAGTGCCCTATCCGGTGAAGATGGAACCGAATCTGGTCGTCGAATTCTATTCGCGCTAA
- a CDS encoding M28 family metallopeptidase → MRSSIAAIAAVLALSACATDGADTPPAAASATPPATAAAEPSIDTMKRLVQLLSSDAYEGRAPGSPGEEKTLALLAAEFGKLGLQPGNKGSWFQDVPLVEINARNVSPLRFTGGKSAVTANYGPEMVIGTYRTTQPRIAIKDSPVVFVGYGINAPEKGWNDYAGLDVKGKTVVILVNDPDYETPGLTGPFNGRAMTYYGRWTYKFEEAARQGAAAAIIVHDTVPAAYGWNVVQSSWTGAQHVADSANGNADQSQAIGWIQKDKAAALFASAGLNLDAQMAAAKKPGFKAVALTGIKATVSFDNDLRKHMSKNVVALLPGKTRPDEYVLYSAHWDHLGHCQAAPDGDDICNGAVDNATGTAALVALAQANVKAGPTDRSQVFLAVTAEESGLLGSAYYGDNPVFPFSKTVGGVNMDALSVAGLAKNVVVIGKGKSQLDAYLDRALSAQGRVSTLEPTPEKGFYYRSDHFSFAKHGLPMLYFEGGEDLVQGGTAAGLAAAEDYTKNRYHGPKDEYDPNWDWTGVLADLKLYYNVGRDLATTTDWPNWVEGDEFRAIRDKDRAGK, encoded by the coding sequence ATGCGTAGCTCCATCGCGGCGATTGCCGCCGTCCTTGCCCTGTCGGCCTGCGCGACCGACGGCGCCGACACCCCGCCCGCTGCGGCATCCGCGACGCCGCCCGCAACGGCCGCCGCAGAGCCGTCGATCGACACGATGAAGCGGCTGGTGCAGTTACTGTCTTCTGACGCCTATGAGGGCCGCGCGCCCGGATCGCCCGGCGAAGAAAAAACGCTGGCCCTGCTCGCCGCCGAATTCGGCAAGCTCGGCCTCCAGCCCGGCAACAAGGGTAGCTGGTTCCAGGACGTGCCGTTGGTCGAGATCAATGCCAGAAATGTCTCGCCGCTGCGCTTCACCGGCGGCAAGAGCGCCGTCACCGCCAACTACGGCCCCGAAATGGTGATCGGCACCTATCGCACCACGCAGCCCAGGATTGCGATCAAAGACAGCCCGGTCGTCTTCGTCGGCTATGGCATCAACGCGCCCGAAAAGGGGTGGAACGACTATGCCGGGCTGGACGTCAAGGGCAAGACGGTGGTCATCCTGGTCAACGACCCGGATTATGAGACGCCGGGGCTGACCGGCCCGTTCAACGGCCGGGCGATGACCTATTATGGCCGCTGGACCTACAAGTTCGAGGAAGCCGCACGCCAAGGCGCGGCTGCCGCGATCATTGTGCATGATACGGTACCCGCCGCCTATGGCTGGAACGTGGTGCAGTCGAGCTGGACCGGCGCGCAGCATGTCGCCGACAGCGCCAACGGCAATGCCGACCAGAGCCAGGCGATCGGTTGGATCCAGAAGGACAAGGCCGCCGCTTTATTCGCCAGCGCGGGCCTGAACCTCGACGCGCAGATGGCCGCGGCGAAGAAGCCGGGCTTCAAGGCGGTGGCGCTGACGGGCATCAAGGCGACGGTCTCGTTCGACAACGACCTGCGCAAGCATATGTCGAAAAACGTCGTGGCGCTGCTGCCGGGCAAGACGCGGCCCGACGAATATGTGCTCTACAGCGCCCATTGGGACCATCTGGGCCATTGCCAGGCGGCGCCGGACGGCGACGACATCTGCAACGGCGCAGTGGACAACGCGACCGGCACTGCGGCGCTGGTGGCGCTGGCGCAGGCCAATGTGAAGGCCGGTCCGACCGACCGCAGCCAAGTGTTCCTGGCGGTGACGGCCGAGGAATCGGGGCTGCTGGGATCGGCCTATTATGGCGACAACCCCGTCTTCCCGTTCAGCAAGACGGTAGGGGGCGTGAACATGGACGCGCTCAGCGTCGCGGGCCTCGCCAAGAATGTCGTGGTGATCGGCAAGGGCAAGTCGCAGCTCGACGCCTATCTCGACCGGGCGCTGAGCGCGCAAGGCCGGGTATCGACGCTGGAGCCGACCCCGGAAAAGGGCTTCTACTATCGTTCCGACCATTTCAGCTTCGCCAAGCACGGCTTGCCGATGCTCTATTTCGAGGGCGGCGAGGATCTGGTGCAGGGCGGTACCGCGGCGGGGCTGGCCGCGGCGGAGGATTATACCAAGAACCGCTATCATGGCCCCAAGGACGAATATGACCCCAATTGGGACTGGACCGGGGTGCTGGCGGACCTGAAGCTCTATTACAACGTAGGTCGCGACCTGGCGACCACGACCGACTGGCCCAACTGGGTAGAGGGCGACGAATTCCGCGCCATTCGCGACAAGGATCGCGCGGGGAAGTAG